In a genomic window of Gloeocapsa sp. PCC 73106:
- the ruvA gene encoding Holliday junction branch migration protein RuvA encodes MISYLKGQAVTTLHRSTNRIILILEVNDIGYEIQITQRLLKEIKLGQSVQIFTHYQLREDQAILYGFTSAPERDLFRQLISVAGIGAQSAIALIDSLGLEQLIQAIITGNTQNLTKTPGIGAKTAARIALELKTKLKEWRQSMQSGDFTSTTPLDILEDLEITLLALGYTANEIEQTIFKISQDEQLKENSSVDDWLKSAIASLSHS; translated from the coding sequence ATGATTAGTTATCTAAAAGGTCAAGCTGTAACAACCCTCCACCGCAGCACTAACCGCATTATCTTAATTCTGGAAGTCAACGATATCGGTTATGAGATTCAAATTACCCAGCGTTTACTTAAGGAGATAAAATTAGGGCAATCGGTACAAATTTTTACCCACTATCAGTTACGCGAAGATCAAGCTATTCTCTACGGTTTTACTTCAGCTCCAGAACGTGATTTATTTCGGCAATTGATCAGTGTAGCAGGTATAGGAGCCCAATCAGCGATCGCCCTGATCGATAGCCTTGGTTTAGAACAGTTGATACAGGCGATTATTACCGGTAATACCCAGAATTTAACCAAAACCCCCGGTATAGGAGCAAAAACCGCCGCTAGAATTGCCCTTGAACTTAAAACCAAACTCAAAGAATGGCGACAGTCCATGCAGTCTGGCGATTTTACCTCAACTACTCCCCTAGATATCCTAGAAGACTTGGAAATAACGTTATTAGCCTTGGGGTATACTGCTAATGAAATCGAGCAAACCATCTTTAAAATTAGTCAAGATGAACAACTCAAGGAAAATTCTAGCGTAGACGATTGGCTTAAATCGGCGATCGCTTCTCTGAGTCACTCCTAG
- a CDS encoding DUF58 domain-containing protein, producing MLIPAKRLYFFLASLMIIPVGLQWWLSPQLILILMLGLNTILLAVAIGDGLRVKSDRLKISRSPLPRLSIGRDNPISVTVQSQQRAQLLISDGYPREFPVSTPQFTLNLQPNQTQYEVFYTIQPHTRGEYIWQDLQVRQLSPWGLMWKDWRVNSRDKGIVYPDLIGLRSLSIRLALEKTGTMRQARRLGRGTEFAELRNYRQGDDTRMIDWKATARSNVPVVKVLEPEQEQTLIILLDRGRLMTARVQGMKRFDWGLNATLSLALAGINRGDRVGVGVFDRQVATWIPPARGTQQMSLLIESLSSLQPVLLESDYAGIVSQLVTQQTRRALVVILTDWIDVTASTELLQTMMGLTPRYLPFCVALQDPVIEAIAHSDSIKLDEAYTQAVALDLLQERKLAASLLKQKGILVLDAPANRITTELVNRYLQLKDTGRI from the coding sequence ATGTTAATTCCAGCAAAGCGTCTTTACTTTTTTTTAGCGAGTTTAATGATTATCCCAGTAGGATTACAATGGTGGTTAAGTCCTCAATTGATTTTGATACTGATGCTAGGACTAAATACAATTTTACTAGCTGTAGCAATTGGGGATGGACTGAGGGTTAAAAGCGATCGCCTTAAAATTTCCAGATCGCCATTACCTCGTCTCTCCATTGGTCGAGATAATCCGATTAGTGTGACAGTGCAATCTCAACAAAGAGCACAGTTACTGATTAGCGATGGTTATCCCCGTGAATTTCCTGTGAGTACCCCTCAATTCACCTTGAATCTTCAACCCAACCAAACTCAATACGAGGTATTCTATACCATCCAACCCCACACTCGTGGTGAGTATATCTGGCAAGATCTACAAGTGAGACAATTGAGTCCTTGGGGTTTAATGTGGAAAGATTGGCGTGTTAATTCTCGAGACAAGGGAATCGTTTACCCCGACTTAATCGGTTTGCGTTCCCTGTCGATCCGTTTAGCTTTAGAAAAAACAGGAACGATGCGACAAGCTAGACGCTTAGGTAGGGGGACCGAATTTGCTGAATTGCGCAATTATCGTCAAGGAGATGATACGCGTATGATTGACTGGAAAGCTACCGCTCGAAGTAATGTTCCTGTAGTAAAAGTGTTAGAGCCAGAACAAGAACAAACCCTAATCATCTTATTAGATAGAGGGCGCCTGATGACCGCTAGAGTACAGGGAATGAAGCGATTTGACTGGGGGTTAAATGCAACTCTATCCCTAGCTTTAGCGGGAATTAATCGGGGCGATCGCGTGGGGGTAGGAGTGTTTGATCGCCAAGTAGCCACTTGGATACCTCCTGCTCGTGGTACACAACAGATGTCTCTCCTAATAGAATCTTTATCATCCCTGCAACCGGTTTTACTCGAGTCTGACTATGCAGGTATAGTATCTCAACTAGTGACTCAACAAACCCGTCGCGCTTTGGTAGTGATTTTGACCGATTGGATAGACGTCACTGCTTCCACTGAATTACTCCAGACGATGATGGGATTAACACCTCGCTATTTACCCTTTTGCGTCGCTTTACAAGATCCAGTTATCGAAGCGATCGCCCATAGTGATAGCATCAAACTTGACGAAGCATACACTCAAGCAGTAGCCTTAGACCTATTACAAGAGCGTAAACTAGCAGCTAGTCTTTTAAAACAAAAAGGAATCTTAGTACTAGACGCACCAGCCAATCGCATCACCACAGAATTGGTCAATCGTTACTTACAACTCAAGGATACTGGTCGCATCTAA
- a CDS encoding sirohydrochlorin chelatase, protein MPLSSLQLPALPLFRPLLMIGHGTKDSQGRQAFLDFAQAYHEIDSSRPVIPCFLELTTPTIADGVAECVAQGYTEISALPILLFAARHNKFDVTNELDRCRQSHPQINFHYGRHFGITSELLKLWKERLAQLDLHNKQIPREETVLLLVGRGSSDPDANADVYKLARLLWEGSNYKTVETCFIGITHPRLEVGFERARLYQPKRIIVLPYFLFTGVLVAKIFAIAAQQQTNHPEILINCLPEIGIEPPLLQILRNREIETQLGEVQMNCEMCKFRINAVSNVHSHHHDHHHHHDHAVTDPYENLQTYHDKIWQAP, encoded by the coding sequence ATGCCATTATCTTCTTTACAACTTCCCGCTTTACCCCTGTTTCGGCCTTTGTTGATGATTGGTCACGGTACTAAAGACTCACAAGGTCGTCAAGCTTTTTTGGATTTTGCCCAAGCTTATCATGAAATCGACTCATCTAGACCTGTTATTCCCTGTTTTCTGGAGTTAACTACCCCTACTATTGCTGATGGAGTAGCTGAATGCGTCGCCCAAGGTTATACTGAGATTTCCGCTTTACCCATTCTTTTATTTGCTGCTAGACACAATAAGTTCGACGTTACCAATGAATTAGATCGCTGTCGTCAAAGTCACCCCCAGATTAATTTTCATTACGGCAGACATTTTGGTATTACTTCTGAACTTTTAAAGTTATGGAAAGAACGTTTAGCTCAATTGGATCTACATAACAAGCAAATCCCTAGAGAAGAAACGGTATTATTACTGGTAGGACGTGGCTCTAGCGATCCTGACGCCAACGCCGATGTATATAAATTGGCGCGTCTTCTCTGGGAAGGTAGTAATTACAAAACGGTAGAAACCTGCTTTATTGGTATTACTCACCCTCGCTTAGAAGTGGGTTTTGAGCGGGCACGTCTTTATCAACCCAAGCGAATTATCGTTTTACCCTATTTTCTCTTTACGGGAGTGTTAGTAGCGAAGATTTTTGCGATCGCAGCACAACAACAGACAAATCACCCAGAGATTCTTATTAATTGCTTACCAGAAATCGGTATTGAGCCTCCATTATTACAAATTCTGCGGAATAGGGAAATTGAAACCCAATTAGGAGAAGTACAAATGAATTGTGAGATGTGTAAATTCCGTATCAACGCGGTTAGTAATGTGCACAGTCATCATCATGATCATCACCATCACCATGATCACGCTGTGACTGACCCATACGAGAACCTGCAAACATATCACGATAAAATCTGGCAAGCACCATAG
- a CDS encoding helix-turn-helix domain-containing protein, which translates to MTYESFSSLIRRARKSKGYSQRELAGLLGLDFTYLSKLENDRAEYAPKEEVIRNLARHLALDEEELIFLAGRIPQGEEEFLKQHYQDMPILFRRMRENPEFAKRVFQQASKIE; encoded by the coding sequence GTGACATACGAGAGTTTTAGCAGTTTAATTCGCAGGGCAAGAAAGAGTAAAGGATATAGCCAAAGAGAGTTAGCTGGACTTTTAGGCTTAGATTTTACCTATTTATCGAAATTAGAGAACGATCGCGCCGAATATGCACCCAAAGAGGAGGTAATCAGGAATTTAGCGCGTCATCTAGCTTTAGATGAGGAGGAATTAATTTTTCTAGCGGGACGTATCCCTCAAGGAGAGGAAGAATTTCTCAAACAACATTACCAAGATATGCCGATTTTATTCCGCCGTATGCGGGAAAATCCAGAATTTGCTAAACGAGTATTTCAACAGGCGAGTAAAATTGAGTGA
- a CDS encoding ImmA/IrrE family metallo-endopeptidase, translating into MLLIQGFRFISKGEIEAIANQILIRMSQTPNYVPKWPLDASRVAEFLGLDLVWDRISEDEQGAIAARILPLEKLIEINEDILQLGPGFTESTIAHEVGHWVLHINHAQVERQSQVESRELAFLCRNQENLRGREWQAQYFASCLLMPKDQLETVIKGRNLEKWSDLYQIAAELGVSISNLIHRLKDLGWINITPDSRQISRLKAPLPRIREKIETRC; encoded by the coding sequence ATGTTATTAATTCAAGGATTCCGCTTTATCAGTAAGGGTGAGATTGAAGCGATCGCCAATCAGATTCTGATAAGAATGTCGCAAACCCCCAACTATGTCCCCAAATGGCCTTTAGATGCGAGTCGGGTTGCTGAATTTCTGGGGTTAGACTTGGTATGGGATCGCATTTCTGAAGATGAACAAGGGGCGATCGCCGCCAGAATTCTCCCCTTAGAGAAGTTAATTGAAATTAATGAAGATATCCTCCAATTAGGTCCCGGTTTTACCGAATCAACCATCGCCCACGAGGTAGGGCATTGGGTACTACATATTAATCATGCTCAGGTCGAGCGCCAGTCACAAGTCGAAAGCCGTGAGTTAGCTTTTTTATGCAGAAACCAGGAGAATTTAAGAGGGAGAGAATGGCAAGCGCAATACTTTGCCAGTTGCTTATTAATGCCCAAAGATCAGCTAGAAACGGTTATTAAAGGCAGAAATTTAGAGAAATGGTCAGATTTATATCAAATAGCTGCGGAATTGGGTGTGAGTATTTCTAATCTGATTCATCGACTCAAAGATTTGGGCTGGATTAACATAACCCCTGATTCTCGCCAAATTTCACGATTAAAAGCGCCATTGCCGCGAATTAGAGAAAAGATCGAAACTAGGTGCTAA
- a CDS encoding DUF5615 family PIN-like protein, whose product MSLRLLIDEDSQAKLLIILLKKATHDVITVNETNLSGQPDGIVFGYGQRENRIILTRNYDDFQALHLANSNHSGILVICENNDCLKNLSYAGIVKAIANLETANILLVNQFIALNHWNF is encoded by the coding sequence TTGAGCCTAAGACTACTTATTGATGAAGATTCTCAAGCAAAATTGCTAATTATTCTGCTCAAGAAAGCTACTCATGATGTCATCACGGTTAACGAGACAAACCTATCAGGACAACCTGATGGAATTGTTTTTGGTTACGGTCAGAGGGAAAACCGTATTATATTAACTCGTAACTATGATGACTTTCAAGCGCTTCATCTTGCTAACTCGAACCATTCAGGTATACTAGTAATCTGTGAAAATAATGACTGCTTAAAAAACCTAAGCTATGCTGGTATCGTCAAAGCGATCGCTAACCTAGAAACCGCTAATATACTCTTAGTTAACCAATTTATTGCTCTCAACCACTGGAACTTTTGA
- a CDS encoding calcium-binding protein, with amino-acid sequence MSNRRVDIGAVEITTPIIGTDRADILVGSDLDDTIEGLGNNDTLDGADGDDTLIGGVGNDLYRVNTEDDVIEEEANAGNDTVQSSIDWTLGRNLENLTLAGNLRINGTGNNLNNSLRGNRVRNRLEGEAGNDTLDGGRGIDRLFGGDGNDILVGGQKNDELTGGAGRDRFQFNNVNHGVDEIVDFDPMADFILLSESSFGTLTRDEFITIPNLDDLDNNFRRGVVYATRDGDLAFIDRENDIELTQLAILQGAPELAFQNIQVI; translated from the coding sequence ATTTCCAATCGCCGAGTTGATATCGGTGCGGTAGAAATAACTACCCCCATCATTGGCACTGATAGAGCTGATATTCTAGTAGGTTCAGATTTAGATGACACCATAGAGGGTTTAGGCAATAACGATACCCTAGACGGTGCAGATGGTGATGATACTCTGATAGGGGGTGTGGGGAATGACTTGTACAGAGTTAATACCGAAGATGACGTTATCGAAGAAGAAGCCAACGCAGGGAACGATACGGTACAATCTTCCATAGACTGGACTCTGGGAAGAAATCTGGAAAATCTCACCTTAGCCGGTAATTTACGTATCAACGGTACCGGTAATAACCTCAATAATTCTCTCCGAGGTAATCGAGTGAGAAATAGACTCGAAGGTGAAGCAGGAAATGACACTCTAGACGGGGGTAGAGGTATAGATAGACTCTTTGGCGGCGATGGTAATGATATCCTAGTCGGGGGACAGAAAAACGACGAGTTAACTGGAGGTGCGGGAAGAGATCGCTTCCAATTCAACAACGTCAATCACGGAGTCGACGAAATTGTAGATTTTGACCCCATGGCTGATTTTATTCTCCTGTCTGAGTCAAGTTTTGGTACCCTGACACGGGATGAATTTATCACAATTCCCAACTTAGATGACCTGGATAATAACTTTAGACGTGGTGTCGTCTACGCAACCAGAGACGGAGATCTCGCCTTTATCGATCGCGAAAACGACATCGAGTTAACTCAGTTAGCCATTCTCCAAGGCGCACCCGAGTTAGCATTCCAAAACATCCAAGTTATCTAA
- a CDS encoding transposase gives MGNARRTSWLYGLVEPTSGESFFYEFCHLDSICFEKYLELFAEKYPQDLHIIQLDNGSFHQTLNLSIPDNIILLFQPPYTPQVNPIEIFWKELKKLMKWEIFDYLEELRLKLSKKLEKLTPLMIQSVTGLDFILESLFSTIIPQS, from the coding sequence ATTGGAAATGCGCGGCGCACCTCTTGGTTATATGGATTAGTAGAACCCACAAGTGGAGAAAGCTTTTTTTATGAATTTTGTCATTTAGATAGTATTTGTTTTGAAAAATATTTAGAGTTATTTGCTGAAAAATATCCTCAAGATTTACATATAATTCAGTTAGATAATGGTAGTTTTCATCAAACTTTAAACTTGTCTATACCAGACAATATAATCTTATTATTTCAGCCCCCTTATACTCCTCAAGTTAATCCAATAGAAATATTTTGGAAAGAGCTAAAAAAATTAATGAAATGGGAAATATTTGATTATTTAGAGGAATTAAGATTAAAACTAAGTAAAAAATTAGAAAAATTAACACCATTAATGATTCAATCTGTTACGGGTTTGGACTTTATTCTTGAGTCTTTATTTAGTACTATTATACCGCAAAGTTGA
- a CDS encoding DUF4347 domain-containing protein: protein MGAGDAGAELLSKLHQITGSAIAASSTLVGNTAKGGNWELDKTQGNITTSIPFSETAREAYTEVLVEFVVNTLDDENDGINTGGVSLRDAINQANVREGEDTIEFASNLNGVITLTEGAELSISDDLIIIGPGAENIISNRNKIAKNTLYIF, encoded by the coding sequence GTGGGCGCAGGAGACGCAGGAGCAGAATTACTCAGTAAGTTGCACCAGATAACCGGAAGTGCGATCGCAGCTTCTTCCACCCTTGTGGGAAACACAGCTAAAGGTGGTAATTGGGAATTAGATAAAACACAGGGTAATATTACTACATCTATACCTTTTAGTGAAACAGCAAGAGAAGCTTACACAGAAGTATTAGTAGAATTTGTCGTTAATACTCTCGACGATGAAAATGATGGGATTAACACTGGTGGAGTTTCCCTCAGGGATGCTATTAACCAAGCCAATGTTAGAGAGGGAGAGGATACAATTGAGTTTGCTTCTAACTTAAATGGGGTTATTACTTTAACTGAAGGTGCGGAGTTATCTATCAGTGATGATTTAATTATTATCGGACCAGGCGCAGAAAATATTATATCAAATAGAAATAAAATTGCTAAAAATACATTGTATATTTTTTAA
- a CDS encoding Uma2 family endonuclease, producing the protein MTITTQPKIAFPTGEFWSDEPPWENNLHLQQIMLLIQSLKWLWRERQDYFVSANLTIYYSSSQKKPKDFPGPDFFVVTGTTLDWTREGWIVWEEEGKYPNLIIELLSETTAKIDKGEKKQIYQDIFRTPEYFWFDLKSLELKGFVLINGKYQEITPTAEGKLRSDQLDLYLGVVERELRYFSPSEKLILTPEEVIQQRERTQQSQKLVQQERERAERLAAQLRALGIDPEA; encoded by the coding sequence ATGACTATCACTACCCAACCAAAGATCGCCTTCCCCACCGGAGAATTTTGGAGCGATGAACCACCCTGGGAGAATAATCTGCATCTACAACAAATAATGTTGTTAATTCAATCTCTTAAATGGTTATGGCGAGAGCGACAAGATTACTTCGTTTCGGCAAACTTAACTATCTACTATAGCTCCAGTCAGAAAAAACCCAAAGACTTCCCCGGTCCTGACTTCTTTGTAGTAACTGGTACCACTTTAGACTGGACCCGAGAAGGTTGGATAGTTTGGGAAGAGGAAGGAAAATATCCCAATCTAATTATCGAACTTCTCTCAGAAACCACCGCCAAGATTGACAAAGGCGAAAAAAAACAGATTTATCAAGATATATTTCGCACACCTGAATACTTTTGGTTCGATCTAAAAAGTTTAGAATTAAAAGGATTTGTCTTAATTAACGGCAAATATCAAGAAATAACACCAACAGCAGAGGGAAAACTGCGAAGCGACCAATTGGATTTATACCTAGGGGTAGTAGAGAGAGAACTACGCTATTTTAGTCCGTCAGAAAAGTTAATCCTCACACCAGAAGAAGTGATACAACAGCGAGAAAGAACCCAACAAAGTCAAAAATTAGTCCAACAAGAGCGAGAACGAGCCGAAAGACTAGCCGCTCAACTTAGAGCGTTAGGAATAGATCCAGAAGCATAG
- a CDS encoding Uma2 family endonuclease, which yields MTITTQPKIVYPTGPFWSDEPPLESNLHLQQILLLIQSLKWLWRERQDYFVSGNLTIYYSPHQKKSEDFRGPDFFVVTGTTLDWTRGSWVVWKEEGKYPNLIIEILSKTTAKIDKGEKKQIYQDIFRTPEYFWFDPESLELKGFALISGKYQEITTTAAGQLQSKQLDLYLGIVDRQLRYFSPSGELIPTSEEEAIRERERAQQAEERAQQAEERAQQEREKSERLAARLRALGIDPEA from the coding sequence ATGACTATCACTACCCAACCAAAGATAGTTTACCCCACCGGACCATTTTGGAGCGATGAACCACCCTTGGAGAGTAACTTACACCTGCAACAAATTCTGTTGTTAATTCAATCTCTTAAATGGTTATGGCGAGAGCGACAAGATTACTTCGTTTCGGGAAACTTAACTATCTACTATAGTCCCCATCAGAAAAAATCCGAAGATTTTCGCGGTCCTGACTTCTTTGTAGTAACTGGTACCACTTTAGACTGGACCCGAGGAAGTTGGGTAGTGTGGAAAGAAGAAGGAAAATATCCCAATCTAATTATCGAAATTCTCTCAAAAACCACCGCCAAGATTGACAAAGGCGAAAAAAAACAGATTTATCAAGATATTTTTCGTACACCCGAATACTTTTGGTTCGATCCAGAAAGTTTAGAATTAAAGGGATTTGCTCTAATTAGCGGCAAATATCAAGAAATAACTACAACAGCAGCAGGACAACTGCAAAGCAAGCAATTAGATTTATACCTAGGGATAGTAGATAGACAACTGCGCTATTTCAGTCCATCAGGAGAGTTAATCCCCACATCAGAAGAAGAAGCGATACGAGAGCGAGAAAGAGCCCAACAAGCTGAAGAAAGAGCCCAACAAGCCGAAGAAAGAGCCCAGCAAGAGCGAGAAAAATCTGAAAGACTAGCAGCTCGACTCAGAGCGTTAGGAATAGATCCAGAAGCATAG
- a CDS encoding peptidylprolyl isomerase gives MKLVVKLGKAIAIALCIIIFSVSVKAEATPVQISMLAQGDAITDPNSLLRYSLPIENQQVRRLQKDIEELSQYLRSKRWGPIQSNLKDAYSVTTYGRQALLSSVPTEIQPQAEAIAQTITEQITELQALAGTKDKEKVWEKRGETLNQITELQDLMVQGFPFEVPEEYSNLPQLKGRATVVLETTQGLMTVVVDGYSAPVNAGNFVDLVQRGFYNGLNFMRNQSDFVVQFGKPEKEDGFIDPKTKEYRAIPLEYLIKGDPLPTYGLTIEDAGIYLADLALPFSAYGTLALARPENDPNGGSSQVFFFKFDNEITPPGFNLMDGRYSVFGYLVEGKEILGNLTPEDKIISAKVVQGLENLVQPT, from the coding sequence ATGAAGCTAGTAGTCAAACTAGGCAAAGCAATAGCGATCGCCCTCTGTATAATTATCTTTTCAGTAAGTGTAAAAGCTGAAGCAACTCCGGTACAAATCAGTATGTTAGCCCAAGGAGACGCTATTACCGATCCTAACTCTCTGTTGAGGTATTCTCTCCCTATTGAGAATCAGCAAGTTAGGAGACTACAAAAGGATATCGAAGAATTGTCCCAGTATCTACGCAGCAAAAGATGGGGACCAATCCAGAGTAATCTTAAAGACGCTTATTCAGTCACGACTTATGGTAGACAAGCATTGCTCTCAAGCGTACCTACCGAAATTCAGCCCCAAGCAGAAGCGATCGCTCAGACAATTACGGAGCAAATCACCGAACTACAAGCTTTAGCTGGTACCAAAGACAAAGAAAAAGTTTGGGAAAAACGTGGAGAAACTCTCAATCAAATTACCGAATTGCAGGATTTGATGGTTCAGGGATTTCCTTTTGAAGTTCCAGAAGAATATAGTAATTTACCCCAACTCAAAGGACGAGCCACTGTAGTTCTAGAAACTACCCAAGGACTAATGACGGTGGTAGTAGATGGTTATAGCGCTCCTGTCAACGCGGGTAACTTCGTAGATTTGGTACAAAGAGGCTTTTACAACGGTCTAAATTTTATGCGCAATCAAAGCGATTTTGTGGTACAGTTTGGCAAACCTGAAAAAGAAGACGGATTTATTGACCCCAAAACCAAGGAATATCGCGCCATACCCCTAGAATACTTAATCAAGGGTGATCCTTTACCTACCTATGGTTTAACGATAGAAGATGCGGGTATTTACCTAGCTGATTTAGCTCTTCCCTTCAGTGCTTATGGTACTCTGGCTTTAGCTCGTCCTGAAAATGATCCTAATGGGGGTTCTTCTCAGGTATTCTTCTTTAAATTTGATAATGAAATCACCCCTCCAGGTTTTAATCTGATGGATGGACGCTATTCTGTCTTTGGATACCTGGTAGAAGGAAAAGAAATTTTAGGTAATTTAACTCCAGAAGATAAAATTATTAGCGCTAAAGTAGTGCAAGGTTTGGAGAACTTGGTGCAACCAACCTAA
- the thiL gene encoding thiamine-phosphate kinase, whose protein sequence is MMVTVREIGEQGLLARLQRFCPPELVGDDAAILKVDPEKSLVITTDVLVDEVHFSDRTTPPQAIGWRAVAANLSDLAAMGASPIGITVGLSVGGDVEVSWIEEVYQGMSDCLRDYHAPIVGGDICSSKVRAIAITALGEVKGDRVIRRSTAQPGDIILITGDHGASRAGLECLLNPLLGNSIPEVDELIKAHQKPIPRLDVLPYLEAINLPIAGMDSSDGLADAVLQIARASGVGAEIDAQLLPILPILQRHFPEQALDWTLYGGEDFELVLCLPEKLGQALQQSLGKPAAIIGKITPGSEVKLVDSNYTRILSLKEGFQHF, encoded by the coding sequence ATCATGGTAACTGTAAGAGAGATTGGCGAACAAGGTTTATTAGCAAGATTGCAGCGTTTTTGTCCACCGGAACTAGTGGGGGATGATGCTGCTATTTTGAAGGTAGATCCAGAAAAATCCCTAGTTATTACTACCGATGTACTAGTAGATGAAGTGCATTTTAGCGATCGCACTACCCCACCTCAAGCGATAGGTTGGAGAGCAGTGGCGGCAAACCTCTCAGATTTAGCAGCCATGGGCGCTTCACCTATAGGGATTACCGTGGGTTTATCCGTAGGGGGTGATGTAGAAGTGAGTTGGATAGAAGAGGTATATCAGGGAATGAGTGATTGTCTCAGAGATTATCACGCTCCTATTGTTGGGGGAGATATTTGCTCATCTAAAGTTAGGGCGATCGCTATTACTGCTTTAGGAGAAGTCAAAGGCGATCGTGTTATCCGTCGCTCTACAGCTCAACCTGGAGATATAATATTAATCACAGGCGATCATGGAGCTTCTCGCGCAGGGTTAGAATGTCTCTTAAATCCCTTACTAGGAAACTCTATACCAGAAGTAGATGAGTTAATTAAAGCGCACCAAAAACCTATACCGCGTCTAGATGTGCTTCCCTATTTAGAAGCGATTAACTTACCTATAGCGGGAATGGATAGTAGCGATGGTTTAGCTGATGCTGTCTTGCAAATCGCTCGAGCTAGTGGGGTAGGAGCTGAAATAGACGCCCAATTACTACCCATCCTACCAATTTTACAGCGCCACTTTCCCGAACAAGCCTTAGACTGGACTCTTTACGGTGGTGAAGACTTCGAACTGGTGTTATGTTTACCGGAAAAACTAGGTCAAGCTTTACAACAATCCCTAGGAAAACCCGCCGCGATTATTGGTAAAATCACCCCAGGGTCAGAAGTAAAATTAGTCGACAGTAATTACACCAGAATCTTAAGTTTAAAAGAAGGTTTTCAGCATTTTTAA